In Calidithermus timidus DSM 17022, the following are encoded in one genomic region:
- a CDS encoding EVE domain-containing protein yields the protein MAYWLLKSEPDTFSIDDLEREQTTLWEGVRNYQARNFLRSMQPGDLAFFYHSSTEPPGIVGLCRVLRSGVVDPTQFDPRSEYYDPAAQPENPRWWTVEVGFVRRFGRMVSLETLRQSFTPDELWVVRRGNRLSVMPVGEEAARRILELAGEAVDSA from the coding sequence ATGGCGTACTGGCTGTTGAAGTCCGAACCCGACACCTTCAGCATCGACGACCTCGAGCGCGAGCAGACCACCCTCTGGGAGGGGGTACGCAACTACCAGGCCCGCAACTTCCTGCGCTCTATGCAGCCGGGCGACCTGGCCTTCTTCTACCACTCCAGCACCGAGCCGCCGGGCATCGTGGGGCTGTGCAGGGTCCTGCGCAGCGGCGTAGTGGACCCCACCCAGTTCGACCCGCGCAGCGAGTACTACGACCCCGCCGCCCAGCCGGAGAACCCCCGTTGGTGGACGGTGGAGGTGGGCTTCGTGCGGCGCTTCGGGCGCATGGTGAGCCTCGAGACCCTGCGCCAGAGCTTCACCCCCGACGAGCTGTGGGTGGTCCGGCGCGGCAACCGCCTCTCGGTGATGCCGGTGGGCGAGGAAGCCGCAAGGCGCATCCTCGAGCTGGCCGGGGAAGCCGTCGACTCAGCTTAG